A single window of Synechococcus sp. CBW1004 DNA harbors:
- a CDS encoding GMC family oxidoreductase: MTASPLAPAFTLTPTPDPSQLQVSSGAHFDVVIIGSGAGGGTLARHLAESSDLTVLVLERGDWLPQEPQNWDAEEVMQKGRYVSKDLWLDRHGKPFQPGSHYFVGGATKMYGAAHFRLRQRDFEELVHFEGTSPAWPVRYSDFEPWYQKAEEMYHVHGLRGEDPTEPPCSGPYPHPPISHEPRIQKLVDDLRSAGLHPFHAPSGVQLDESNMPFSRCRRCNRCDGFPCLVHAKSDAEVLGLRPALGSSRVSLLTRAQVQRLITDESGRQVKGVELIRDGEPMTVSGDIVVVSCGAANSARLLLLSANDRHPNGLANGSDQVGRNYMFHNSKAMVALAHEPNTTVFQKTISLNDWYFGDADFDYPMGNIQMTGKTDGTIMKGYAPLETFLMPGWSMDRIAEHALDFWISSEDLPAPENRVTVTREGQIQLSYTPNNLTASKRLANRLEGMLERLYLRNHLVERQFYIANSMGIAAVGHQAGTCRFGTDPASSVLDLNCKAHELDNLYVVDTSFMPSIGAVNPSLTAIANALRVGTHLVERLQG, translated from the coding sequence ATGACCGCCTCGCCCCTCGCCCCCGCCTTCACGCTCACCCCGACGCCCGATCCCTCACAACTTCAGGTGAGCAGCGGCGCCCATTTCGATGTGGTGATCATCGGCAGCGGCGCGGGTGGCGGCACCCTGGCCCGCCATCTGGCCGAAAGCAGCGATCTGACGGTGCTCGTCCTGGAGCGTGGCGACTGGCTGCCCCAGGAACCCCAGAACTGGGACGCCGAGGAGGTGATGCAGAAGGGCCGCTATGTCTCCAAGGATCTCTGGCTCGACAGGCACGGCAAGCCGTTCCAGCCCGGCAGCCATTACTTCGTGGGCGGCGCCACCAAGATGTACGGGGCAGCCCACTTCAGGCTGCGTCAGCGCGACTTCGAGGAGCTCGTCCACTTCGAGGGGACCTCGCCGGCCTGGCCAGTGCGCTACAGCGATTTCGAGCCCTGGTATCAGAAAGCGGAGGAGATGTATCACGTGCACGGCCTGCGCGGTGAGGATCCCACCGAACCGCCCTGCAGCGGGCCCTACCCGCATCCACCGATCAGCCACGAGCCGCGCATCCAGAAGCTGGTGGACGACCTGCGCAGCGCCGGCCTCCATCCGTTCCATGCTCCCAGCGGTGTGCAGCTCGATGAGAGCAACATGCCCTTCAGCCGCTGCCGCCGCTGCAACCGCTGCGATGGCTTCCCCTGCCTTGTGCACGCCAAGAGCGATGCCGAGGTGCTGGGCCTGCGGCCGGCCCTGGGCTCAAGTCGTGTGTCCCTGCTGACGCGGGCCCAGGTGCAGCGCCTGATCACCGATGAGAGCGGCCGCCAGGTGAAAGGCGTGGAGCTGATCCGCGATGGCGAACCGATGACGGTCAGTGGCGACATCGTCGTGGTGAGCTGCGGCGCGGCCAACAGCGCCCGTCTGCTGCTGCTGTCGGCCAACGACCGCCATCCCAACGGACTGGCCAACGGCTCCGATCAGGTGGGACGCAACTACATGTTCCACAACAGCAAGGCGATGGTGGCGCTGGCCCATGAGCCGAACACCACCGTGTTCCAGAAGACGATCTCACTCAACGACTGGTATTTCGGGGATGCCGACTTTGACTATCCGATGGGAAATATCCAGATGACCGGCAAGACCGACGGCACGATCATGAAGGGCTATGCCCCCCTGGAGACCTTCCTGATGCCGGGCTGGAGCATGGACAGGATTGCTGAACATGCCCTGGATTTCTGGATCTCCAGCGAGGATCTGCCCGCTCCGGAGAACCGCGTCACAGTCACGCGCGAAGGACAGATTCAGCTGAGCTACACCCCCAACAATCTCACCGCCTCCAAGCGGCTGGCAAACCGGCTGGAGGGAATGCTGGAGCGCCTCTATCTGCGCAACCATCTGGTGGAGCGCCAGTTCTACATCGCCAACAGCATGGGTATCGCCGCGGTGGGGCACCAGGCCGGCACCTGCCGCTTCGGCACCGATCCGGCGAGCTCGGTGCTCGATCTCAACTGCAAGGCGCACGAACTCGACAATCTCTATGTCGTCGACACCAGCTTCATGCCCAGCATCGGTGCTGTGAATCCCTCGCTCACCGCCATCGCCAATGCCCTGCGCGTCGGCACCCATCTCGTGGAGCGGCTGCAGGGCTGA
- a CDS encoding DUF2231 domain-containing protein — MALTYLAEPQAIEQLSGSLGANGLPYALPIHPNLVHFTIGLFVIAIAFDIAGALYPLERRVFRFLALPVTRAGLHDVGWYNLLACCLVSFFTVAAGFYEMLLAEPIAGVTSSIGLQAMETMLWHGVGGVLILLVIVLMTLWRGYQRFRWRRDMGRQVQWLYLLAGLALFLVIGLHGTLGAELAAEFGVHVTADQLLAAGVDLREALP; from the coding sequence ATGGCCCTCACCTATCTCGCCGAGCCCCAGGCGATCGAGCAGCTCTCGGGATCACTCGGTGCCAATGGCCTCCCCTATGCGCTGCCGATTCACCCGAATCTGGTGCACTTCACGATCGGCTTGTTCGTGATCGCCATCGCCTTCGACATCGCCGGCGCTCTCTATCCACTCGAGCGGCGTGTCTTCCGCTTTCTGGCGTTGCCGGTCACCCGCGCCGGATTGCACGACGTGGGTTGGTACAACCTGCTGGCCTGCTGCCTGGTGAGTTTCTTCACCGTGGCGGCAGGCTTCTACGAAATGCTGCTGGCCGAGCCGATCGCCGGTGTCACCAGCTCGATCGGCCTGCAGGCCATGGAAACCATGCTGTGGCATGGCGTCGGCGGCGTGCTGATCCTGCTGGTGATCGTGCTGATGACCCTCTGGCGCGGGTATCAGCGCTTCCGCTGGCGCCGCGACATGGGGCGTCAGGTCCAGTGGCTCTACCTGCTGGCGGGCCTGGCACTGTTCCTGGTGATCGGCCTGCACGGCACGCTCGGCGCCGAGCTGGCCGCCGAATTCGGCGTCCATGTCACCGCCGACCAGCTGCTGGCCGCCGGCGTCGATCTGCGTGAGGCCCTGCCATGA
- a CDS encoding GMC oxidoreductase — translation MIFDDQHYDVIVIGSGPAGATLLRPLLAAGLKILLLERGEPLPLADQNVADVDLFRKDRYHPDEQWFGPDGDPFAPQMIYAPGGNSKIWGGVLERMREREFHGLTLQEGPTPDWELRYGDLAPWYERAEALYRVHGRGGVDPTEPPRGGDYPHAPKPVEPFLEELRLGLQRQQLHPYDLPLSWSESPVDPSGDAELFGLADLSAQPDLTLRCGAEVTSLHVNPSGTAVKAVEARIDGQSWLFQAHQVVLAAGAINSAVILLRSASDRHPHGLANGSGQVGRNLMKPQLTAILQRASAPNSGRFAPALGVTDYYWGDKNVDFPLGSIRNGGGVLQDPLFAESPPLLSLVSRLLPDAALEWLADRSITWWAMSTVRPDPENRVTLRGERIQITYLPNNREAHDRLVYRWLDSLKTTEDDPLTRVVQRAPIYPRGEAPLSVMGFACGTCRMGSNPATSVVDLEGRSHEIANLTIADAGILPGCPAVGPGLTLIANALRIAERLVRELRP, via the coding sequence ATGATCTTCGACGACCAGCATTACGACGTCATCGTCATCGGCAGCGGCCCCGCCGGTGCCACTCTGCTGCGACCGCTGCTGGCTGCAGGGCTGAAGATTCTGTTGCTGGAGCGCGGTGAACCCCTGCCGCTGGCGGATCAGAACGTGGCCGATGTGGACCTGTTCCGCAAGGACCGCTACCACCCCGATGAACAGTGGTTCGGCCCCGACGGCGATCCCTTTGCGCCGCAGATGATCTATGCCCCGGGAGGCAACAGCAAGATCTGGGGCGGCGTGCTCGAGCGGATGCGCGAACGCGAATTCCATGGCCTGACGCTTCAGGAGGGCCCGACCCCCGACTGGGAACTGCGCTATGGCGATCTGGCTCCCTGGTACGAACGGGCCGAAGCCCTGTACCGGGTCCACGGCCGCGGCGGCGTCGACCCCACCGAACCGCCCCGCGGCGGCGACTATCCCCATGCGCCGAAACCGGTCGAGCCGTTTCTCGAAGAGCTGCGGCTGGGCCTGCAGCGCCAGCAGCTCCATCCCTACGACCTGCCGCTGAGCTGGTCGGAGTCCCCCGTCGATCCCAGCGGCGACGCCGAGCTGTTCGGCCTGGCGGACCTGAGCGCGCAACCCGACCTGACCCTCCGCTGCGGCGCCGAGGTGACGTCCCTGCACGTCAACCCCAGCGGCACGGCGGTGAAGGCTGTCGAGGCCCGCATCGACGGACAGAGCTGGCTGTTCCAGGCCCATCAGGTCGTCCTGGCGGCCGGTGCGATCAACAGCGCCGTGATCCTGCTGCGCTCCGCCAGCGACCGTCACCCCCACGGCCTGGCCAACGGCTCCGGCCAGGTGGGCCGCAACCTGATGAAGCCCCAGCTGACGGCGATCCTGCAGCGGGCGAGCGCGCCCAATTCCGGCCGCTTCGCGCCGGCCCTGGGAGTGACGGACTACTACTGGGGCGATAAAAACGTCGACTTCCCGCTCGGCTCGATCCGCAATGGCGGCGGCGTGCTGCAGGATCCGCTGTTCGCCGAGTCGCCACCACTGCTGTCGCTGGTCTCGCGGCTGCTGCCGGATGCCGCCCTCGAGTGGCTGGCCGACCGCTCGATCACCTGGTGGGCGATGAGCACGGTGCGGCCCGATCCGGAGAACCGGGTGACCCTGCGGGGCGAGCGCATCCAGATCACCTATCTGCCCAACAACCGCGAGGCCCACGACCGTCTGGTGTACCGCTGGCTGGACAGCCTCAAGACAACCGAGGACGATCCGCTCACCCGGGTGGTGCAACGGGCGCCGATCTACCCCCGCGGCGAGGCTCCCCTGTCGGTGATGGGCTTCGCCTGCGGCACCTGCCGCATGGGCAGCAACCCGGCCACCTCGGTGGTGGACCTGGAGGGCCGCAGTCACGAGATCGCCAACCTGACGATCGCCGACGCCGGCATCCTGCCCGGCTGTCCCGCCGTGGGGCCTGGTCTGACGTTGATCGCCAATGCCCTGCGCATCGCCGAGCGGCTGGTGCGGGAGCTGCGGCCATGA
- a CDS encoding HdeD family acid-resistance protein produces the protein MSAPASPALRWIAALLLLAAAGLSLALPFVSATLLTIFLGSAAVVAGITQLLRLGGAADTRSKIFRGLSGALYLVGGFWCIVYPIESTLSLTLFLGFLLAIEGVMELAAAAAGGVPARGLVLLDGIVTAVLGGMLIAEWPSDSIWAIGTLFAIALGFSAVNLLTAPPAEAG, from the coding sequence GTGTCTGCTCCGGCCTCCCCCGCCCTTCGCTGGATCGCCGCCCTGCTGCTGCTGGCGGCAGCCGGCCTCTCCCTGGCACTTCCCTTCGTGTCGGCCACCCTGCTGACGATCTTTCTCGGCAGCGCCGCCGTGGTGGCCGGCATCACCCAGTTGCTGCGACTGGGCGGCGCCGCCGACACCCGCTCGAAGATCTTCCGCGGCCTTTCCGGTGCCCTCTACTTGGTGGGCGGCTTCTGGTGCATCGTCTACCCGATCGAGAGCACCCTCAGCCTGACGCTGTTCCTGGGCTTCCTGCTGGCGATCGAAGGGGTGATGGAGCTGGCGGCCGCCGCCGCCGGTGGCGTTCCCGCCCGCGGTCTGGTGCTGCTTGACGGCATCGTCACTGCCGTGCTGGGGGGCATGCTGATCGCCGAATGGCCCAGCGACAGCATCTGGGCGATCGGCACCCTGTTCGCCATCGCCCTCGGCTTCTCGGCCGTCAACCTGCTCACCGCGCCGCCGGCTGAAGCGGGCTGA
- the ctaD gene encoding cytochrome c oxidase subunit I, whose protein sequence is MTPSVPYDPRILRAPHPVPGAPDNWRRFFSFNTDAKVIGIQYIALALFYLLVGGLLAMIMRGELITPEADLVDPSVYNGLYTMHGTVMLFLFLFPILNGFNNLLIPPMIGAPDMAFPRLNALAFWLFPVFGALLMASFFLPGGPSSSGWWAYPPVSTQNPLGHFVNGQFVWILAVALSGISSILGAINFVTTIVRMRAPGMTWFRMPIFCWTAAAAQIIQLVGLPVLTGGAVMLLFDLSFGTSFFQPEGGGDPMLYQHFFWFYSHPAVYVMVLPVFGIFSELFPVYSRKPLFGYELVALASFGITLLSLIVWVHHMFYSGTPQWMRNLFMVTTMLIAVPTGIKVFAWIATLWRGKLRLSTPMLFCLGGLVNFIFAGITGIMLATVPVDIHVGNTYFVVGHFHYVIFNTITFGVFAAIYHWFPKFTGKMYYEGLGKLHFVLTFIGSTLNFLPMHWAGLMGMPRRVASYDPEFAGANVLASLGAFLLGVAMIPFLLNLVSSWARGPKAPPNPWHAIGLEWLLPSPPPVENFEDDIPTVLNRPYGYGLDRPLVADEERYIQRALEA, encoded by the coding sequence ATGACGCCCTCCGTGCCCTACGACCCGCGCATCCTGCGGGCACCCCATCCGGTGCCGGGGGCTCCGGACAACTGGCGGCGATTCTTCAGTTTCAACACCGATGCCAAGGTGATCGGCATTCAGTACATCGCCCTGGCGCTCTTCTACCTGCTGGTGGGCGGCCTGCTGGCGATGATCATGCGTGGCGAGCTGATCACCCCGGAGGCGGATCTGGTGGACCCCAGCGTCTACAACGGCCTCTACACCATGCACGGAACAGTGATGCTATTCCTGTTCCTCTTCCCGATCCTCAACGGGTTTAACAACCTGCTCATCCCTCCCATGATCGGCGCGCCCGACATGGCCTTTCCACGCCTCAACGCCCTCGCCTTCTGGCTGTTTCCGGTGTTCGGCGCCCTGCTGATGGCCAGCTTCTTCCTGCCGGGTGGGCCCTCCTCCTCGGGCTGGTGGGCCTACCCGCCGGTGAGCACCCAGAACCCGCTCGGCCATTTCGTCAACGGGCAGTTCGTCTGGATCCTGGCGGTGGCGCTTTCGGGCATCTCCTCGATCCTGGGGGCAATCAATTTTGTCACCACGATCGTGCGCATGCGCGCACCTGGCATGACCTGGTTCCGCATGCCGATCTTCTGCTGGACCGCCGCCGCTGCTCAGATCATCCAGCTGGTGGGCTTGCCGGTGCTCACCGGAGGGGCGGTGATGCTGCTGTTCGATCTGAGCTTCGGCACCTCCTTCTTCCAGCCGGAGGGAGGCGGGGATCCGATGTTGTATCAGCACTTCTTCTGGTTCTATTCGCACCCGGCGGTGTATGTGATGGTGCTGCCGGTGTTCGGCATCTTCTCGGAGCTGTTCCCCGTCTATTCGCGCAAGCCGCTGTTCGGCTATGAGCTGGTGGCGCTGGCCTCCTTCGGCATCACGCTTCTGAGCCTGATCGTGTGGGTGCATCACATGTTCTACAGCGGCACGCCGCAGTGGATGCGCAATCTGTTCATGGTCACCACGATGCTGATCGCGGTGCCAACCGGCATCAAGGTCTTCGCCTGGATCGCCACCCTCTGGCGCGGCAAGCTGCGACTCTCCACTCCGATGCTGTTCTGCCTCGGGGGCCTGGTGAACTTCATCTTCGCCGGCATCACCGGCATCATGCTGGCGACGGTGCCAGTGGACATCCACGTGGGCAACACCTACTTCGTGGTCGGTCACTTCCACTACGTGATCTTCAACACGATCACCTTCGGTGTGTTCGCCGCCATCTACCACTGGTTCCCGAAGTTCACCGGGAAGATGTACTACGAAGGCCTCGGCAAGCTGCACTTCGTACTCACCTTCATCGGCAGCACCCTCAACTTCCTGCCCATGCACTGGGCCGGCCTGATGGGCATGCCACGCCGGGTCGCCTCCTACGACCCGGAGTTCGCCGGTGCCAACGTGCTGGCCAGCCTCGGTGCCTTCCTGCTGGGGGTGGCGATGATCCCCTTCCTGCTCAATCTGGTGAGCTCGTGGGCGCGCGGCCCCAAGGCACCACCCAATCCCTGGCATGCGATCGGGCTGGAGTGGCTGCTGCCCTCACCGCCGCCTGTGGAGAACTTCGAGGACGACATCCCCACCGTGCTGAACCGCCCCTACGGCTACGGCCTCGATCGACCGCTGGTGGCCGATGAAGAGCGCTACATCCAACGCGCCCTGGAGGCCTGA
- a CDS encoding cytochrome c oxidase subunit II — MTSLSPRPSRRSGALLLIALGLALNLAISLWMYRQAPGWLPVAASSAAPHVDGLFALETAIGTFLFLGCLEVILWAVLFQRADKYDLDNGAPIEGNWTLEIIWTLIPFVVVMAIAWHAIGVNITLATLGGKERVTDSDQALEVAGAARLDAEQAVGPIQVIARQWSWEFIYPDGVRSAELHLPVNRAARFELISMDVLHGFYIPAFRLKQDLIPGSVIAYRLTPTRIGRYRLRDSMFSGGYFSSNQSLVVVESEDDYQAWLKRAAAAPLGPSWNEADELYKRRIARGDRGWAVVPPAPPPLVNIGLDPASPHDA, encoded by the coding sequence ATGACCTCCCTTTCTCCCCGGCCGTCCCGCCGGAGCGGCGCACTGCTGCTGATTGCCCTGGGCCTGGCCCTCAATCTGGCGATCAGCCTGTGGATGTACCGGCAGGCCCCCGGCTGGCTGCCGGTCGCCGCCTCGAGCGCCGCCCCCCACGTGGATGGCCTGTTCGCCCTGGAGACGGCGATCGGCACCTTTCTGTTCCTGGGCTGCCTGGAGGTGATCCTCTGGGCCGTGCTGTTCCAGCGGGCGGACAAGTACGACCTGGACAACGGCGCGCCGATCGAGGGGAACTGGACCCTGGAGATCATCTGGACGCTCATCCCGTTCGTGGTGGTGATGGCGATCGCCTGGCACGCCATCGGGGTCAACATCACCCTGGCCACCCTCGGCGGCAAGGAGCGGGTGACAGACAGCGACCAGGCCCTGGAGGTGGCCGGCGCCGCAAGGCTGGACGCCGAACAGGCGGTGGGGCCGATCCAGGTGATCGCCCGCCAGTGGTCCTGGGAGTTCATCTATCCGGACGGGGTGCGCAGCGCCGAGCTGCATCTGCCCGTGAACCGAGCGGCCCGCTTCGAACTGATCTCGATGGATGTGCTGCACGGCTTCTACATCCCCGCCTTCCGGCTCAAGCAGGATCTGATCCCCGGCAGCGTCATCGCCTACCGCCTCACCCCCACCAGGATCGGCCGCTACCGGCTGCGCGATTCGATGTTCAGCGGCGGCTATTTCTCCAGCAATCAGAGCCTGGTGGTGGTGGAGAGCGAGGACGACTACCAGGCCTGGCTGAAGCGCGCCGCCGCCGCACCGCTCGGCCCCAGCTGGAACGAGGCCGACGAGCTCTACAAGCGCCGCATCGCCCGCGGCGATCGCGGCTGGGCCGTGGTGCCACCGGCGCCGCCACCGCTGGTGAACATCGGCCTCGACCCGGCCAGCCCCCACGACGCCTGA
- a CDS encoding heme-copper oxidase subunit III, which produces MGTTPLPTPVEHTTHSHSAAHGGHNLTGMIIFLCSESVIFLAFFAGYAVLKLSSPVWLPIGVEGLEVRSPLINTIILVSSSFVAYFAERQLQRGSLWGFRALWLLTMAMGAYFVAGQAIEWRGLAFSLHDGVFGGTFYLLTGFHGLHVITGILLMGLMLARSFRPGNYEGGEAGVTSVSLFWHFVDVIWIILFALIYLWQ; this is translated from the coding sequence ATGGGCACGACTCCCCTTCCCACTCCGGTGGAGCACACCACCCACAGTCACTCTGCAGCGCACGGCGGTCACAATCTGACCGGAATGATCATCTTTCTGTGCTCAGAGAGTGTCATCTTTCTCGCCTTCTTCGCGGGCTATGCGGTGCTGAAGCTCTCGTCCCCCGTCTGGCTGCCCATCGGCGTGGAGGGCCTGGAGGTACGCAGCCCCCTGATCAACACGATCATCCTGGTGAGCAGCAGCTTCGTGGCCTACTTCGCCGAGCGGCAGCTGCAACGCGGCAGCCTCTGGGGCTTCCGCGCCCTGTGGCTGCTCACGATGGCGATGGGCGCCTACTTCGTCGCCGGCCAGGCGATCGAGTGGCGCGGCCTGGCCTTCTCCCTCCATGACGGCGTCTTCGGCGGCACCTTCTATCTGCTCACCGGCTTCCACGGCCTGCATGTGATCACCGGCATCCTGCTGATGGGATTGATGCTCGCCCGCTCCTTCCGGCCCGGCAATTACGAGGGCGGCGAAGCCGGCGTCACCTCGGTGTCCCTGTTCTGGCACTTCGTGGATGTGATCTGGATCATCCTGTTTGCCCTCATCTATCTCTGGCAGTAA
- a CDS encoding DUF2231 domain-containing protein, whose product MLELLPPLNDHNLPWMDTIHPIVVHFVIAMAVIAVVFDLIGVLTRRSTLFEVSFWNLLFATAAIFVAIIFGQVEAGLAEPYGRASEILNLHSTLGWSLAGVLSVLTGWRYVIRSRDPQSLPLPFLAAGGVLALLVVVQVTLGNQLIWIYGLHTVPVVEAVRQGVV is encoded by the coding sequence ATGCTTGAGCTGCTGCCTCCACTCAACGACCACAATCTGCCGTGGATGGACACCATCCATCCGATTGTGGTGCACTTCGTGATTGCGATGGCCGTGATCGCCGTTGTATTCGATCTCATCGGAGTCCTGACACGCCGCAGCACCTTATTTGAAGTCAGTTTCTGGAATCTGCTCTTCGCCACCGCCGCGATCTTCGTGGCCATCATCTTCGGCCAGGTGGAGGCCGGCCTGGCTGAGCCCTATGGCCGCGCCAGTGAGATTCTCAACCTGCACAGCACGCTGGGCTGGTCGCTGGCCGGAGTGCTCTCGGTGCTGACCGGCTGGCGCTACGTGATCCGCAGCCGCGATCCCCAGAGCCTACCGCTGCCGTTCCTGGCGGCCGGTGGCGTGCTGGCCCTGCTGGTGGTGGTGCAGGTGACGCTGGGCAATCAGCTGATCTGGATCTATGGGCTCCATACCGTCCCGGTGGTGGAAGCGGTCCGCCAGGGGGTGGTGTGA
- a CDS encoding glucosidase — protein MSTGQPPEATPGVDAGVNEDGPSELRRIAERDVGQVDWGLWGSYLPERQWGTVREDYSADGDAWTSFPHDHARSRTYRWGEDGLLGICDRHCRLCFSVALWNGVDPILKERPFGLSNPEGNHGEDIKDYYYHLANTPTHSFMRGLYKYPQGRFPYERLVAENASRGRSEPEFELVDTGIFAEDRYFDVLVEVAKASAEDLLIRVRAINRGPDPAPLTLLPTLWLRNTWRWGYPDEHELPMQLEGDVVATGELPQLGAYRMHCRESGEWWFTDNETNTLRLWNQANATPYQKDGFQRRLIEGEQGATNPRCSGTKAARVLKRTLAAGEEWVVELRLRRADADAGDPFSAEFDRLFAQREQEWREYFAHVTPHLDSDGRLVHDSAAAGLLWCKKYYGWSVLRWLEGDPTMPEPPRERWHSENAYWKRLHCHAIISMPDSWEYPYFCQWDLMFHAVAFAMIDPATAKQQCMLLRSPHFTAPNAQTPAYEWALSDPNPPIGAWAAMRIFQIDRKQTDHADLPFLRAALRKLILEYGWWANRNDRSGDNVFEGGFLGLDNIAVFDRRFPLADGSHIEQCDGTAWMASLSLNLLQMAVELSREEEEYADMCERFVVDYVQLAISLNAPLKNGRTYLNWDEQDGFYYDVIKRPDGSHDYLRTRSVSGLVPLLAVASFDVETVLRLPMLDVRRTLAWFFHERTSPTWVAENLGIWHNDRLLFALVPKDRLARICERLFDETEFLSPYGIRSLSKVYGAHPYTYTEGHQSQTLTYSPADSPVAMFGGNSNWRGPVWMPLNFLLIEALQKFAHFYGDSFKVEFPTRSGHWINLWDASLELEKRLVALFRRDQQGRRPFLGDVELFQNDPHWRDLLQFHEYFHGDNGRGVGASHQTGWTAMVCKLLTQLSQYS, from the coding sequence ATGAGCACGGGCCAGCCTCCTGAGGCGACCCCAGGCGTCGACGCCGGCGTCAACGAGGACGGCCCCTCGGAGCTGCGCCGGATCGCAGAGCGCGATGTGGGCCAGGTGGACTGGGGCCTGTGGGGCAGCTACCTGCCCGAACGCCAGTGGGGCACCGTGCGGGAGGACTACTCGGCCGATGGCGACGCCTGGACCTCCTTTCCCCACGATCACGCCCGCTCCCGCACCTACCGCTGGGGAGAGGACGGTCTGCTGGGAATCTGTGACCGCCACTGCCGGCTCTGTTTCTCGGTGGCGCTGTGGAACGGCGTCGATCCGATCCTCAAGGAACGCCCCTTCGGACTGAGTAATCCGGAGGGAAACCACGGCGAAGACATCAAGGATTACTACTACCACCTCGCCAACACGCCCACGCACAGCTTCATGCGGGGCCTTTATAAATATCCGCAGGGCCGCTTCCCGTACGAGCGGCTGGTGGCGGAAAACGCCAGCCGCGGCCGCAGTGAGCCGGAGTTCGAACTGGTGGATACCGGCATCTTCGCGGAAGATCGCTATTTCGACGTTCTTGTTGAAGTCGCCAAGGCCTCTGCCGAGGACCTGCTCATCCGCGTGCGCGCCATCAATCGCGGCCCCGATCCGGCGCCGCTGACCCTGCTGCCGACCCTGTGGCTGCGCAACACGTGGCGCTGGGGCTATCCCGATGAGCATGAGCTGCCGATGCAGCTGGAGGGAGACGTTGTGGCCACCGGCGAGCTGCCCCAACTGGGCGCCTACCGGATGCACTGCCGCGAGAGCGGCGAGTGGTGGTTCACCGACAACGAGACGAACACGCTGCGCCTCTGGAATCAGGCCAACGCCACCCCTTATCAGAAGGATGGCTTTCAGCGTCGGCTGATCGAAGGCGAACAGGGGGCGACGAACCCCCGCTGCAGCGGCACCAAGGCGGCGCGGGTGCTGAAACGCACCCTGGCCGCCGGCGAGGAGTGGGTGGTGGAGCTGCGGCTGCGCCGGGCCGATGCCGACGCCGGCGATCCCTTCAGCGCGGAGTTCGATCGGCTGTTCGCGCAGCGCGAGCAGGAATGGCGCGAGTATTTCGCCCATGTCACCCCTCACCTGGACAGCGATGGCCGGCTGGTTCACGACAGTGCCGCCGCCGGCCTGCTGTGGTGCAAGAAGTATTACGGCTGGAGTGTGCTGCGCTGGCTGGAGGGGGATCCGACGATGCCGGAGCCACCACGGGAACGGTGGCACAGCGAGAACGCCTACTGGAAGCGACTGCACTGCCACGCCATCATCTCCATGCCGGACAGCTGGGAATATCCCTATTTCTGTCAGTGGGATCTGATGTTCCACGCGGTGGCCTTCGCCATGATCGATCCCGCCACCGCCAAGCAGCAATGCATGCTGCTGCGCAGCCCCCACTTCACGGCACCGAACGCCCAGACGCCGGCCTACGAGTGGGCCCTCTCCGATCCGAATCCACCGATCGGCGCCTGGGCGGCGATGCGCATCTTCCAGATCGACCGCAAACAGACCGATCACGCTGATCTGCCCTTCCTGAGAGCGGCCCTGCGCAAGCTGATCCTGGAGTACGGCTGGTGGGCGAACCGCAACGACCGCAGCGGTGACAACGTCTTCGAGGGAGGCTTCCTCGGACTCGACAACATCGCCGTGTTCGATCGCCGCTTTCCACTCGCGGATGGCAGTCACATCGAACAGTGCGACGGCACCGCCTGGATGGCCTCGCTGAGCCTGAATCTGCTGCAGATGGCGGTGGAGCTGAGTCGGGAGGAGGAGGAGTACGCCGACATGTGCGAACGCTTCGTCGTTGACTATGTACAGCTGGCGATCAGCCTCAATGCGCCCTTGAAGAACGGTCGCACCTACCTCAACTGGGATGAGCAGGATGGCTTCTATTACGACGTCATCAAACGTCCCGATGGCAGCCACGACTATCTGCGCACCCGCTCCGTCAGCGGCCTGGTGCCACTGCTGGCCGTCGCCAGCTTTGATGTCGAAACGGTGCTGCGTCTGCCGATGCTGGATGTGCGCAGGACGCTGGCCTGGTTCTTCCACGAACGCACCAGCCCCACCTGGGTTGCCGAGAACCTGGGGATCTGGCACAACGACCGCCTGCTGTTCGCGCTGGTCCCGAAGGATCGGCTGGCGCGCATCTGCGAGCGCCTGTTCGACGAGACCGAATTTCTCTCTCCCTACGGCATCCGCTCCCTCTCCAAGGTGTACGGCGCCCATCCCTATACCTACACCGAAGGACACCAGAGCCAGACCCTCACCTACAGCCCCGCCGACAGCCCGGTGGCGATGTTCGGTGGCAACTCCAACTGGCGCGGGCCGGTCTGGATGCCGCTCAACTTCCTGCTGATTGAAGCGCTGCAGAAATTTGCCCATTTCTATGGCGACAGCTTCAAGGTGGAGTTCCCCACCCGCTCCGGCCACTGGATCAACCTCTGGGACGCTTCACTGGAGCTCGAGAAGCGTCTGGTGGCGCTGTTCCGGCGTGATCAGCAGGGCCGCCGCCCGTTCCTCGGGGACGTGGAGCTGTTCCAGAACGACCCCCACTGGCGCGATCTGCTGCAGTTCCATGAGTACTTCCATGGCGACAACGGAAGGGGCGTGGGCGCGTCGCACCAGACGGGCTGGACGGCGATGGTCTGCAAGCTGCTCACCCAGCTCTCCCAGTACAGCTGA